Proteins encoded by one window of Haematobia irritans isolate KBUSLIRL chromosome 2, ASM5000362v1, whole genome shotgun sequence:
- the LOC142227445 gene encoding acetylcholine receptor subunit alpha-L1-like isoform X1 produces the protein MKFGLHIIVTMIISISYPIAAENKLASVMSTDEARDHLMKTLLTNYHPSSKPGSKNETLMVFVDIELQHFDYREKDGAFALIGMLYAKWRDPKLVWDPLQYGNMSHISVAQRYIWVPDLEIYNNAPNKYMRMHRNGFVTVKNNGVALWSDTIEANIYCTTDMRNWPHDKHECKLTLGSWTFDGFELDIMHINANESLSFAATKNLNMQYKVTEYIATHEKTFYACCPEPYVSMSYNITFERESSFVVIFRIPAMSVIVFTLLGLNLDPRRSESFWLNSINLWMLTGQLLYFACNSYRFPKETPNIVIFYSTSFILVTISQLVAVFSKYATFSPFLFKYPLPYPIEWILGSTLALRLVPMDWKETTVKCGARHSKLTSLDEMDDSSHLIEQRYQPAHDWARFARLLQRLTFFLMSFIFLILSTVCLI, from the exons ATGAAATTCGGACTCCATATAATTGTCACAAtgattatttcaatttcatatcCGATTGCTGCGGAAAATAAAT TAGCATCGGTTATGTCCACGGACGAAGCACGAGATCACCTTATGAAAACATTGCTAACGAATTACCACCCATCTTCAAAGCCTGGCTCGAAGAACGAGACTTTAATGGTATTTGTCGATATAGAGCTGCAGCATTTTGACTATCGCGAGAAAGATGGTGCATTTGCTTTAATCGGAATGTTATACGCA aaatggcGCGATCCAAAGTTGGTTTGGGATCCGCTGCAGTACGGAAATATGAGCCACATTAGCGTAGCACAACGTTACATTTGGGTTCCCGATTTAGAAATTTATAATAATGCTCCGAATAAATACATGCGCATGCATCGTAATGGTTTTGTTACAGTAAAAAACAATGGCGTAGCTCTTTGGAGCGATACAATCGAAGCAAATATCTATTGTACTACAGATATGAGAAATTGGCCCCACGATAAACATGAGTGTAAATTGACACTTGGATCATGGACTTTTGATGGCTTCGAACTGGATATAATGCACATCAACGCCAATGAGAGTTTAAGCTTTGCTGCAACCAAAAACTTGAACATGCAATACAAAGTGACCGAGTACATTGCGACACATGAGAAAACATTCTACGCATGCTGTCCTGAACCCTACGTAAGCATGAGCTACAACATCACATTCGAACGGGAGTCGTCATTTGTCGTCATCTTCCGCATTCCAGCTATGTCAGTTATCGTTTTTACTCTCTTGGGATTAAATTTGGATCCCAGACGTAGTGAATCCTTTTGGCTCAATTCTATAAATTTATGGATGTTAACAGGACAATTACTATACTTTGCCTGCAATAGCTATCGTTTTCCGAAAGAAACGCCCAATATTG TTATATTTTACAGCACAAGTTTCATTCTGGTAACGATATCGCAGCTTGTAGCCGTCTTCTCTAAGTATGCAACCTTTTCGCCATTTCTTTTCAAGTATCCATTGCCATATCCGATTGAGTGGATTTTGGGTTCCACATTGGCATTGCGATTAGTTCCGATGGATTGGAAGGAAACTACTGTCAAGTGCGGTGCACGACACTCAAAATTAACTTCGCTTGACGAGATGGACGATTCCTCACATTTAATTGAGCAACGCTACCAACCAGCACACGATTGGGCTCGATTTGCACGATTACTACAACGTCTGACATTTTTTCTAATgtcatttatttttcttatattatcaactgtttgtttaatttaa
- the LOC142227445 gene encoding acetylcholine receptor subunit alpha-L1-like isoform X2, which yields MKFGLHIIVTMIISISYPIAAENKSSVMSTDEARDHLMKTLLTNYHPSSKPGSKNETLMVFVDIELQHFDYREKDGAFALIGMLYAKWRDPKLVWDPLQYGNMSHISVAQRYIWVPDLEIYNNAPNKYMRMHRNGFVTVKNNGVALWSDTIEANIYCTTDMRNWPHDKHECKLTLGSWTFDGFELDIMHINANESLSFAATKNLNMQYKVTEYIATHEKTFYACCPEPYVSMSYNITFERESSFVVIFRIPAMSVIVFTLLGLNLDPRRSESFWLNSINLWMLTGQLLYFACNSYRFPKETPNIVIFYSTSFILVTISQLVAVFSKYATFSPFLFKYPLPYPIEWILGSTLALRLVPMDWKETTVKCGARHSKLTSLDEMDDSSHLIEQRYQPAHDWARFARLLQRLTFFLMSFIFLILSTVCLI from the exons ATGAAATTCGGACTCCATATAATTGTCACAAtgattatttcaatttcatatcCGATTGCTGCGGAAAATAAAT CATCGGTTATGTCCACGGACGAAGCACGAGATCACCTTATGAAAACATTGCTAACGAATTACCACCCATCTTCAAAGCCTGGCTCGAAGAACGAGACTTTAATGGTATTTGTCGATATAGAGCTGCAGCATTTTGACTATCGCGAGAAAGATGGTGCATTTGCTTTAATCGGAATGTTATACGCA aaatggcGCGATCCAAAGTTGGTTTGGGATCCGCTGCAGTACGGAAATATGAGCCACATTAGCGTAGCACAACGTTACATTTGGGTTCCCGATTTAGAAATTTATAATAATGCTCCGAATAAATACATGCGCATGCATCGTAATGGTTTTGTTACAGTAAAAAACAATGGCGTAGCTCTTTGGAGCGATACAATCGAAGCAAATATCTATTGTACTACAGATATGAGAAATTGGCCCCACGATAAACATGAGTGTAAATTGACACTTGGATCATGGACTTTTGATGGCTTCGAACTGGATATAATGCACATCAACGCCAATGAGAGTTTAAGCTTTGCTGCAACCAAAAACTTGAACATGCAATACAAAGTGACCGAGTACATTGCGACACATGAGAAAACATTCTACGCATGCTGTCCTGAACCCTACGTAAGCATGAGCTACAACATCACATTCGAACGGGAGTCGTCATTTGTCGTCATCTTCCGCATTCCAGCTATGTCAGTTATCGTTTTTACTCTCTTGGGATTAAATTTGGATCCCAGACGTAGTGAATCCTTTTGGCTCAATTCTATAAATTTATGGATGTTAACAGGACAATTACTATACTTTGCCTGCAATAGCTATCGTTTTCCGAAAGAAACGCCCAATATTG TTATATTTTACAGCACAAGTTTCATTCTGGTAACGATATCGCAGCTTGTAGCCGTCTTCTCTAAGTATGCAACCTTTTCGCCATTTCTTTTCAAGTATCCATTGCCATATCCGATTGAGTGGATTTTGGGTTCCACATTGGCATTGCGATTAGTTCCGATGGATTGGAAGGAAACTACTGTCAAGTGCGGTGCACGACACTCAAAATTAACTTCGCTTGACGAGATGGACGATTCCTCACATTTAATTGAGCAACGCTACCAACCAGCACACGATTGGGCTCGATTTGCACGATTACTACAACGTCTGACATTTTTTCTAATgtcatttatttttcttatattatcaactgtttgtttaatttaa